The following are encoded together in the Flavobacterium sp. TR2 genome:
- the araA gene encoding L-arabinose isomerase, giving the protein MIDISQKEVWFVVGSQELYGEETLRKVAEHSQIIAKGLNASSSIPVKVVYKDVVKSPAQILDVCLEANTTKNCIGIIAWMHTFSPAKMWIGGLSILKKPLCHLHTQYNAEIPWGSIDMDFMNLNQSAHGDREFGFIMSRLRKKRKVVVGHWEDQRVQKQLGIWSRVVLGWDELQNLKVARIGDNMREVAVTEGDKVEAQIRFGMSVNGYDSSDVTKHIEKVTDKELADLLAVYESSYNLTDSLKEGGAQRSSLVEAAKIELGLRAFLEEGGFGAFTDTFENLGAWKQLPGIATQRLMADGYGFGGEGDWKTAAMVRALKVMCIGLEGGTSFMEDYTYHFTPQKSYVLGSHMLEICPSIADGKPSCEVHPLGIGGKEDPARLVFNSPAGDAINVSLVDMGTRFRLIVNEVEAVKPMAELPKLPVARVLWDCKPNLEVAATAWILAGGAHHTVYSQSITTEYMEDFADIAGIELLVIDEKTTIREFKDKINANEAYFHLFQHGL; this is encoded by the coding sequence ATGATTGATATATCTCAAAAAGAAGTATGGTTTGTAGTAGGAAGCCAGGAATTATACGGTGAAGAAACACTTAGAAAAGTAGCAGAACATTCACAGATTATTGCAAAAGGATTAAACGCTTCGTCTTCGATACCAGTAAAAGTGGTTTACAAAGATGTGGTGAAATCTCCTGCTCAGATTTTAGATGTATGCTTGGAAGCAAATACAACTAAAAACTGTATCGGAATTATTGCCTGGATGCACACTTTCTCTCCGGCAAAAATGTGGATTGGCGGTTTGAGCATTCTGAAAAAACCATTGTGCCATTTGCATACACAATACAATGCTGAAATTCCGTGGGGATCAATCGATATGGATTTCATGAACCTGAACCAATCAGCTCACGGTGACCGCGAATTTGGTTTCATCATGTCAAGACTGCGTAAAAAACGTAAAGTTGTTGTGGGTCATTGGGAAGATCAAAGAGTTCAAAAACAATTAGGCATCTGGTCAAGAGTTGTTTTAGGATGGGATGAACTTCAAAACTTGAAAGTGGCCCGTATTGGAGACAATATGCGCGAAGTTGCCGTAACTGAAGGTGACAAAGTTGAAGCTCAGATTCGTTTCGGAATGTCTGTAAACGGATACGATTCTTCAGACGTAACCAAACATATTGAAAAAGTAACAGACAAAGAATTAGCTGATTTATTGGCAGTTTATGAGTCTTCTTATAATTTAACCGATTCTTTAAAAGAAGGCGGAGCACAAAGAAGTTCATTGGTTGAAGCAGCAAAAATCGAATTAGGACTAAGAGCTTTCCTTGAAGAAGGAGGTTTCGGAGCTTTTACAGATACATTTGAAAACCTTGGCGCTTGGAAACAATTACCAGGAATTGCAACACAAAGACTAATGGCCGATGGTTATGGTTTTGGTGGAGAAGGTGACTGGAAAACCGCTGCAATGGTTAGAGCATTAAAAGTAATGTGTATTGGTCTAGAAGGCGGAACTTCTTTTATGGAAGATTACACCTACCATTTCACACCACAAAAATCATACGTTTTAGGATCTCATATGTTGGAAATTTGTCCATCTATCGCTGACGGAAAACCTTCTTGCGAAGTGCATCCTTTAGGAATTGGAGGAAAAGAAGATCCGGCTCGTTTGGTTTTCAACTCTCCTGCGGGTGATGCAATCAATGTTTCGTTGGTTGATATGGGAACGCGTTTCCGTTTGATCGTTAACGAAGTGGAAGCTGTGAAACCAATGGCTGAATTGCCAAAACTTCCTGTAGCACGAGTTCTTTGGGATTGCAAGCCAAATTTAGAAGTAGCTGCAACTGCCTGGATTTTAGCCGGAGGAGCGCACCATACTGTTTACAGCCAATCTATCACAACAGAATATATGGAAGATTTCGCAGACATCGCCGGAATCGAATTATTGGTAATCGACGAAAAAACAACTATTAGAGAGTTTAAAGATAAAATCAACGCCAACGAAGCGTACTTTCATTTGTTTCAACACGGACTTTAA
- a CDS encoding L-ribulose-5-phosphate 4-epimerase gives MSSLYKDLKQECYEANMQLNALNLVVYTFGNVSAVDRKNGVFAIKPSGVPYEDLKPEDIVIVDFDNNIIEGTMRPSSDTKTHAYLYKNWPNIGGVAHTHATYSVAWAQAQQDIPIFGTTHADHLTADIPCAPPMADALIEGNYEHNTGIQILDCFKEKNLSYEEVEMVLIGNHGPFAWGKNAAKAVYNSKVLEVVAEMAYLTLQINPNAPRLKDSLIKKHYNRKHGKDSYYGQ, from the coding sequence ATGAGTTCTCTTTATAAAGATTTAAAACAAGAATGTTACGAAGCCAATATGCAGTTAAATGCATTGAATTTGGTGGTGTATACTTTCGGAAATGTAAGCGCCGTGGACAGGAAAAATGGTGTTTTTGCCATTAAACCAAGCGGCGTTCCTTACGAAGACTTAAAACCGGAAGATATTGTGATTGTCGATTTTGATAATAACATTATTGAAGGAACCATGCGTCCGTCATCTGACACGAAAACGCATGCTTATTTATACAAAAACTGGCCAAATATTGGTGGCGTAGCGCATACGCACGCAACGTATTCGGTTGCCTGGGCGCAGGCACAACAAGATATTCCAATTTTCGGAACAACTCACGCAGATCATTTAACAGCTGATATTCCGTGCGCACCGCCAATGGCAGATGCTCTTATTGAAGGAAACTACGAACACAATACCGGAATTCAGATTTTGGATTGCTTCAAAGAAAAAAATCTTTCATACGAAGAAGTAGAAATGGTTTTGATTGGAAATCACGGTCCGTTTGCCTGGGGAAAAAACGCTGCAAAAGCGGTTTACAATAGTAAAGTTTTAGAAGTTGTGGCAGAAATGGCATACCTGACTTTACAAATCAACCCAAACGCGCCAAGATTAAAAGATTCATTAATAAAGAAACATTACAACCGCAAACACGGAAAAGATTCGTATTACGGACAATAG
- a CDS encoding alpha-N-arabinofuranosidase, with translation MKKPLFLLVMTLFYQYTFSQVTTISIKNNNDSPIISKHIYGHFAEHLGHCIYGGFFVGDTSKIPNTNGVRNDIVKALKDLKIPNLRWPGGCFADTYHWKDGIGPKEQRPTIVNQWWGGVTEDNSFGTHDFLNMCELLGAEPYLSGNVGSGTVQELADWVQYTNFAGKSPMSDLRKKNGRTEPWKVKYWGIGNEAWGCGGNMTADYYANEYKKFATFMSDWGNAGGITRIASGSNSSDYNWTEVLMKNIPLSMLGGVGVHHYAVINWDKKGSDVDFTEKEYFLTMQSALKMEELVAKHAAIMDKYDPEKKVAMIVDEWGGWYEVQKGTNPGFLYQQNTMRDAILAGATLNIFNNHADRVRMANLAQCVNVLQAVILTDKAKMITTPTYHVMKMYSVHQDAKLLPIDFKSPLYTFNGQSIPAISVSASKDQSGTIHISLVNIDPVNKNKIEIDVKDLGAKGFSGNSITASKLQDYNSFENPNKIIPIAFKGFEYKKGKLEITIPPYSVLVLEGK, from the coding sequence ATGAAAAAACCACTTTTCCTTTTGGTGATGACACTGTTTTATCAGTACACCTTTTCTCAGGTTACTACAATTTCGATAAAAAACAATAATGATTCACCTATTATTAGCAAACATATTTACGGTCATTTTGCAGAACATTTGGGGCATTGCATTTATGGAGGCTTTTTTGTTGGAGACACTTCTAAAATCCCAAACACAAACGGAGTGCGAAACGATATTGTCAAAGCGCTGAAAGATCTTAAAATTCCAAATTTAAGATGGCCAGGAGGATGTTTTGCCGATACTTACCATTGGAAGGACGGAATAGGCCCAAAAGAACAGCGTCCGACAATTGTAAACCAATGGTGGGGAGGTGTTACGGAAGACAATAGTTTTGGGACGCATGATTTTTTGAATATGTGCGAATTGCTTGGAGCAGAACCCTATTTGTCTGGAAATGTTGGCAGCGGTACCGTTCAGGAATTGGCAGACTGGGTGCAGTATACCAACTTTGCAGGCAAAAGTCCGATGAGTGATCTTCGTAAGAAAAACGGAAGAACAGAACCTTGGAAAGTAAAATATTGGGGAATTGGAAATGAAGCATGGGGTTGCGGCGGAAACATGACAGCAGATTATTATGCCAACGAATATAAAAAGTTTGCCACTTTTATGTCAGATTGGGGAAACGCGGGAGGAATTACAAGAATTGCATCAGGATCAAACAGTTCTGATTACAACTGGACAGAAGTTTTAATGAAAAACATTCCGTTAAGTATGCTTGGCGGTGTGGGTGTTCATCATTATGCTGTAATCAATTGGGACAAAAAGGGCTCAGATGTTGACTTTACAGAAAAAGAGTATTTCCTTACCATGCAGTCTGCTTTAAAAATGGAAGAACTTGTTGCCAAACACGCCGCAATAATGGATAAATACGATCCAGAAAAGAAAGTGGCCATGATTGTCGATGAGTGGGGAGGTTGGTACGAAGTTCAGAAAGGAACAAATCCCGGATTTTTATATCAGCAAAATACCATGAGAGATGCTATCTTGGCGGGTGCAACATTAAATATTTTCAATAACCACGCCGATCGCGTTCGTATGGCAAACTTAGCCCAATGTGTTAATGTGCTTCAGGCTGTAATCTTAACAGACAAAGCAAAAATGATCACGACGCCCACCTATCATGTCATGAAAATGTACAGCGTACATCAAGATGCTAAATTATTGCCAATAGATTTCAAGTCGCCTTTATATACGTTTAATGGTCAAAGTATTCCTGCCATATCAGTTTCTGCATCAAAAGATCAAAGCGGAACCATTCATATTTCGCTGGTAAATATTGATCCTGTAAATAAAAACAAAATAGAGATTGATGTAAAAGATTTAGGAGCAAAAGGTTTTTCAGGAAATAGTATCACTGCTTCAAAACTTCAGGACTATAACTCATTTGAAAATCCTAATAAAATTATTCCAATCGCTTTTAAAGGTTTTGAATATAAAAAAGGCAAGCTAGAAATTACTATTCCGCCATACTCGGTATTGGTTTTAGAAGGAAAATAA
- a CDS encoding ribulokinase — translation MKNYVIGLDYGTDSVRAVLIDTENGQELASNVSHYKRWKNKQYCDASINQFRQHPLDHIEGLEITIQNVVKESKVDPSLVRGICIDTTGSSPVPVTKDGTPLALTKGFEENPNAMMVLWKDHTSINEANEINELAVSWGGEDVTKYVGGIYSSEWFWAKILHIARQDEAVRNAAHTWMEHCDLMTYLLIEDKDLKTFKRSRCAAGHKAMWHADWNGLPPVEFLEKLHPYLAQLRGNLYDETYTSDLVAGKLSQEWADRLGLSTETVVAVGTFDAHSGAVGAKIEENTLVRVMGTSTCDILVGSYDEVGTKTVRGICGQVDGSVIPGFIGLEAGQSAFGDLLAWYKELLLWPTEHLIADSFIINEAQKEQLREEISDKLIVELTKEAEKIPVSESLPIALDWINGRRTPDANQEVKSAISNLSLGTKAPHIFKALVNAICFGAKKIVDRFEEEGVKIDSVIGIGGVARKSPFIMQTLANVLNKPIKVAASDQTPALGAAIYAAVAAGIYPNVIEASQKIGSDFDGEYFPQLDKVAAYNKLLVGYEQLSAFADPTIKISQNEFSL, via the coding sequence ATGAAAAATTATGTAATAGGATTGGACTACGGAACAGATTCTGTTCGCGCGGTGCTGATTGATACGGAGAATGGGCAGGAGCTGGCATCGAATGTTTCTCATTACAAAAGATGGAAAAACAAACAATATTGTGACGCCTCTATAAACCAATTTCGTCAGCATCCCTTAGATCATATTGAAGGATTGGAAATTACGATTCAGAATGTTGTGAAAGAGAGCAAAGTCGATCCTTCATTGGTTCGCGGAATTTGTATCGACACCACAGGGTCTTCACCCGTTCCGGTTACCAAAGACGGAACGCCATTAGCATTGACAAAAGGTTTTGAAGAAAATCCAAATGCGATGATGGTTTTATGGAAAGATCATACTTCTATTAATGAAGCAAACGAAATCAACGAACTGGCTGTAAGCTGGGGCGGAGAAGACGTTACAAAATATGTAGGCGGAATTTATTCATCAGAATGGTTTTGGGCAAAAATCCTTCACATCGCCAGACAAGACGAAGCGGTTAGAAATGCAGCCCACACCTGGATGGAACACTGCGATTTAATGACCTATTTATTAATCGAAGACAAAGATTTAAAAACTTTCAAAAGAAGCCGTTGTGCAGCGGGACACAAAGCCATGTGGCACGCAGACTGGAACGGACTTCCGCCAGTTGAATTCTTAGAAAAATTACATCCGTACTTGGCGCAGCTTCGCGGAAATTTATACGATGAGACGTATACTTCAGATTTAGTTGCCGGAAAATTGAGTCAGGAATGGGCAGACCGTTTGGGACTTTCAACAGAAACAGTTGTGGCTGTTGGAACTTTCGACGCGCATTCTGGAGCAGTTGGAGCTAAAATAGAAGAGAATACTTTGGTTCGCGTTATGGGAACTTCAACCTGCGATATTCTGGTTGGTTCTTATGATGAAGTGGGAACCAAAACCGTGCGCGGAATCTGCGGACAAGTTGATGGTTCTGTAATTCCGGGATTTATAGGTTTAGAAGCAGGACAATCTGCTTTTGGAGATTTATTGGCTTGGTACAAAGAATTATTACTGTGGCCAACGGAACATTTAATTGCAGATTCTTTTATTATAAATGAAGCACAAAAAGAACAATTAAGAGAAGAAATTAGCGATAAATTAATCGTAGAATTAACCAAAGAAGCAGAGAAAATTCCGGTTTCAGAAAGTCTTCCAATTGCTTTAGACTGGATTAACGGACGCAGAACTCCAGATGCAAATCAAGAAGTAAAAAGCGCGATTTCAAATCTTTCTTTAGGAACAAAAGCACCTCATATTTTCAAAGCTTTGGTAAACGCAATCTGTTTTGGAGCGAAGAAAATTGTAGATCGTTTTGAAGAAGAAGGCGTAAAAATCGACAGCGTTATCGGTATTGGTGGTGTGGCTCGTAAATCGCCTTTTATTATGCAGACTTTGGCGAATGTTTTAAACAAGCCAATTAAAGTGGCAGCTTCAGATCAGACTCCAGCTTTAGGAGCCGCAATTTATGCAGCCGTTGCCGCCGGAATTTATCCAAACGTAATCGAAGCAAGCCAAAAAATAGGAAGTGATTTTGATGGAGAATATTTCCCTCAATTAGATAAAGTAGCGGCTTATAACAAATTACTTGTAGGTTACGAACAATTAAGTGCTTTCGCAGATCCAACTATTAAAATTTCTCAAAATGAGTTCTCTTTATAA
- a CDS encoding GntR family transcriptional regulator: protein MNIISIQNNIGLPKYRQIILSIEKAIEEGNLIKGDTLPSVNKVCLAFSLSRDTVLLAYDELKKRGIIYAIPGKGYYVKSVEITITQKIFLLFDELNIFKEDIYNSFLKNIGKNVQVDIFFHHFNVQVFKKLINDSNGNYTKYIIMPTNLSDIADSIKTLPVSDVIILDQTNPELKMFPAIYQNHQKDIYEGLMKGKTRLSKYKKLILIFPGFREPPGMKLGFESFCQAYSFDYEIISDFSNQSIALGDMYIIPHDRDLLLVIENAMSRNLKLGEDFGIISYNETPLKKIAANGITTISTNFELMGKILADMVLNGIKEQIENKSALIVRNSL, encoded by the coding sequence ATGAACATCATTTCAATCCAAAATAATATTGGTCTGCCAAAATATAGACAGATTATTCTTTCAATCGAAAAAGCGATTGAAGAGGGAAATTTAATAAAAGGAGATACGCTTCCGTCTGTCAATAAAGTCTGTTTGGCATTTTCTTTATCTCGAGATACGGTCTTGCTGGCGTATGACGAATTGAAGAAAAGAGGAATTATTTATGCGATTCCAGGAAAGGGATATTATGTTAAAAGCGTTGAAATCACTATTACTCAGAAGATTTTCCTGCTTTTTGACGAATTAAATATTTTTAAGGAAGATATTTATAATTCGTTTTTAAAAAACATCGGAAAAAATGTTCAGGTTGATATTTTCTTTCATCATTTTAATGTTCAGGTTTTTAAAAAACTGATAAATGACAGCAACGGAAATTATACAAAGTATATTATCATGCCGACGAATTTAAGCGACATCGCCGATTCTATAAAAACCCTACCAGTAAGCGACGTAATTATTTTGGACCAGACCAATCCAGAGTTAAAAATGTTTCCGGCAATTTACCAGAATCATCAAAAAGATATTTACGAAGGTTTGATGAAAGGCAAAACCCGACTGTCAAAATACAAGAAATTGATTTTGATTTTTCCCGGTTTTAGAGAGCCTCCAGGAATGAAATTGGGTTTTGAATCTTTTTGTCAGGCTTATAGCTTTGATTACGAAATTATTTCAGATTTCAGCAATCAGTCTATTGCTTTGGGAGATATGTACATTATACCTCACGATCGCGATTTGCTTTTGGTTATAGAAAATGCAATGAGCAGAAATTTAAAATTAGGAGAGGATTTCGGAATTATATCGTATAATGAAACACCACTGAAGAAAATTGCGGCTAATGGAATTACGACAATTTCAACCAATTTTGAATTAATGGGAAAAATTCTTGCCGATATGGTTTTGAATGGTATAAAAGAGCAGATCGAAAATAAATCTGCTCTTATAGTAAGGAATTCTTTATAG
- a CDS encoding aldose epimerase family protein, whose translation MNVLKRSLFILSMLGIAIVTVQCKSDKKMDNTTVSSDKKGEVTIEKSEYGTTAKGEKVESYKLKNQNGMEVDIITFGGRITDLKVPNKEGISENVVIGFNSLAQYEKENPFFGALIGRFGNRIAKGKFSLDGKEYQLAINNAPNALHGGPQGYFNVVWKADEVKSGETASLKLSYVSKDMEEGYPGTLKVYVTYTLTNDNQLEVLYEATTDKKTVVNLTQHSYFNLSGDFTKTILDHELTLNADKIVPVDANLIPTGKLDDVTGTPFDFRKPKLIGKEINAKNDQLEKGKGYDHCWVLNNPEKGKTIIAKVYHAASGRVMEMTTDEPGIQFYSGNFLDGTLPMPNGGTFAHRTGLCLETEHYPDSPNQKNFPTTVLNPGENYKTKTTFKFSVQK comes from the coding sequence ATGAATGTATTAAAACGTTCCCTTTTTATACTAAGCATGCTAGGTATTGCTATAGTTACAGTTCAATGCAAAAGCGATAAAAAAATGGATAACACTACAGTTTCTTCAGATAAAAAAGGAGAAGTTACAATTGAAAAATCAGAATACGGAACAACAGCTAAAGGCGAAAAAGTCGAGAGTTATAAACTGAAAAACCAAAATGGGATGGAAGTGGACATCATCACTTTTGGAGGAAGAATTACAGATTTGAAAGTGCCAAATAAAGAAGGCATTTCAGAAAATGTTGTAATCGGATTTAATTCTTTGGCACAATATGAAAAAGAAAATCCGTTTTTTGGAGCTTTGATCGGAAGATTCGGCAACCGAATCGCAAAAGGTAAATTTTCATTAGATGGAAAAGAATATCAGTTAGCGATTAATAATGCTCCAAATGCTTTACACGGTGGTCCGCAAGGATATTTTAATGTAGTTTGGAAAGCAGATGAGGTTAAATCTGGCGAAACAGCTTCGTTGAAATTATCTTATGTAAGTAAAGATATGGAAGAAGGTTATCCGGGAACTTTGAAGGTTTATGTGACGTATACCTTAACGAACGATAATCAGTTAGAAGTTTTGTATGAAGCAACGACAGACAAAAAAACGGTTGTTAACCTGACACAGCATTCTTATTTCAATTTATCGGGAGATTTTACCAAAACAATCTTAGATCATGAATTGACTTTAAATGCAGATAAAATAGTTCCGGTTGATGCGAATTTAATTCCGACAGGAAAATTAGATGATGTAACAGGTACGCCTTTCGATTTCAGAAAACCGAAATTAATTGGAAAAGAAATCAATGCTAAAAATGATCAGTTAGAAAAAGGTAAAGGTTACGACCACTGCTGGGTGTTGAACAATCCTGAAAAAGGAAAAACAATCATTGCAAAAGTATACCACGCAGCAAGCGGAAGAGTTATGGAAATGACAACAGACGAACCTGGAATTCAGTTTTACTCTGGAAATTTCCTTGACGGAACTTTGCCAATGCCAAACGGAGGAACTTTTGCACACAGAACCGGACTTTGTCTGGAAACAGAACATTATCCGGATTCTCCAAACCAGAAAAATTTCCCAACAACGGTTTTAAACCCGGGAGAAAATTATAAAACGAAAACTACTTTTAAGTTTTCTGTTCAAAAATAG
- a CDS encoding NUDIX hydrolase: protein MLDSYSSADKVLLAVDCIIFGFDNEGLKILLIQRDFEPEKGKWSLIGGFLKRDEVLDAAATRILNTYTGLNDIYMEQLYAYSEIDRDPVERTISVSYFALINIENHNAELIKNYHAEWFPINDAPNLIFDHNEMVDNAIKRLRYKTSIKPIGFELLPEKFTMRQLLELYEAILSKELDKRNFISKINSLEILNKLDEKDMQSSRKGSYLYTFNKEKYEEKLLNNFALNL from the coding sequence ATGTTAGATAGCTATAGTTCTGCCGATAAAGTTTTACTGGCGGTTGACTGCATCATTTTTGGGTTCGACAATGAGGGGTTGAAAATCCTTCTGATTCAAAGAGATTTTGAGCCTGAAAAAGGAAAATGGTCCTTGATAGGAGGTTTTTTAAAACGCGATGAAGTTTTAGACGCTGCAGCAACCAGAATCTTAAATACGTATACAGGTCTTAACGATATTTATATGGAGCAGCTGTATGCTTACAGCGAAATAGATCGTGACCCGGTAGAAAGAACCATTTCGGTTTCTTATTTTGCTTTAATTAATATTGAAAACCACAATGCTGAATTGATTAAAAATTATCATGCAGAATGGTTCCCGATTAATGACGCTCCTAACTTAATTTTTGACCACAACGAAATGGTCGATAATGCCATTAAGAGGCTTCGATACAAAACTTCTATCAAACCAATTGGTTTTGAACTGCTTCCTGAAAAATTTACTATGCGCCAGCTTTTAGAACTGTATGAAGCAATTTTGAGCAAAGAATTAGACAAAAGAAATTTCATCAGCAAAATAAATTCTTTAGAAATCTTAAATAAACTGGACGAAAAAGATATGCAGTCTTCTAGAAAAGGCTCTTACCTATACACTTTCAACAAAGAGAAATACGAAGAAAAACTGCTTAACAACTTTGCGCTCAATTTATAG